The following are encoded in a window of Picosynechococcus sp. PCC 7002 genomic DNA:
- a CDS encoding ATP synthase subunit I, with the protein MNLFLEKVTPNLFVFPLGFGLGLFYFTALWFTVKQLTRSQHPVLLIITSGVVRLILAMTALYFMIGGHWERVLIALAGFLLARTILINRWRPQTSLSELLLEE; encoded by the coding sequence ATGAATTTATTTTTAGAAAAAGTAACACCTAATTTATTTGTTTTTCCCCTCGGCTTTGGGTTGGGATTATTTTACTTCACGGCACTGTGGTTTACCGTTAAACAATTAACTCGTTCTCAACATCCAGTATTACTAATAATTACCAGCGGTGTGGTGCGCTTAATCCTTGCTATGACAGCCTTATATTTTATGATTGGTGGCCATTGGGAACGAGTACTAATTGCTCTCGCGGGTTTTTTGTTAGCACGAACGATTTTAATCAATCGTTGGCGGCCACAAACTTCATTATCGGAACTGTTGCTGGAGGAATAA
- a CDS encoding F0F1 ATP synthase subunit epsilon, translating into MFDGFAGGSASTKITAEGDGGGFCLLPNHVDYVAVLPAGLLIFETSTGEEHCLAIDEGILVKQAAAVWMSVRNAVRGDNLDDLQQAVQAQFTQLDEQEERARSMLARLESSIVRDFIDLGGAL; encoded by the coding sequence GTGTTTGACGGATTTGCTGGTGGATCAGCCAGTACAAAAATCACGGCAGAAGGTGATGGGGGTGGATTTTGTTTGCTGCCGAACCATGTAGATTATGTGGCGGTCTTGCCAGCGGGACTCTTAATCTTTGAGACCAGCACGGGAGAAGAACATTGTCTGGCCATTGATGAAGGCATTTTAGTGAAACAGGCAGCTGCTGTTTGGATGTCGGTGCGCAATGCGGTGCGAGGGGATAATCTCGATGATTTACAGCAAGCAGTGCAAGCGCAATTTACCCAGTTAGATGAACAAGAAGAACGGGCACGGAGCATGTTGGCGCGCCTAGAAAGTAGCATTGTGCGGGACTTTATCGATTTGGGAGGTGCTTTATGA
- a CDS encoding AtpZ/AtpI family protein → MTTPEGDRHREDFERQIQQKSQQKLQAKREGDRSLWLGFGVFGMVGWSVMGPTLLGIFLGIWLDRRFPSPYSWTLTGLFLGIILGCWNAWLWIQREQNR, encoded by the coding sequence ATGACCACACCAGAAGGCGATCGCCACCGGGAAGATTTTGAACGGCAGATCCAGCAAAAATCCCAACAAAAACTCCAGGCCAAACGGGAAGGCGATCGCAGTTTGTGGCTAGGATTTGGGGTTTTTGGGATGGTGGGTTGGTCGGTGATGGGGCCGACCCTACTGGGGATCTTTCTGGGGATTTGGCTAGACCGCCGCTTTCCGAGTCCCTATTCCTGGACGTTAACGGGCCTATTTCTGGGGATTATTCTCGGCTGCTGGAATGCTTGGTTATGGATTCAACGGGAGCAAAATCGATGA
- the atpD gene encoding F0F1 ATP synthase subunit beta — translation MPSTHQPPTTTNIGKVVSVRGSVVDVCFPQRLPSYLHQLNAGEKGQIIIEVVAHLNATLVRGIALTPTSGLARGATVTDTGHPLKMPVGRALLGRMFNVFGEAIDQGKPLTAVKHRSIHQAAIPLVQQSTQAEILETGIKVIDVLAPIERGGKAGLFGGAGVGKTVLITEMIHNMVSQHQGISLFCGIGERNREAEELYREMQATGVLDQTVLLFGQMNEPPGARFRVGHAALTIAEYFRDEARQDVLLLIDNIFRFIQAGQEVSGLMGELPSRVGYQPTLATELAALEERITSTKNGAITSVQAVYVPADDFTDPAAVHTFGHLSASIVLSRKRASEGFYPAVDPLRSSSKMLMPAIAGRRHYEIALAVRQTLATYEELKDMIAMLGMAELAAGDRAIVYRARRLERFLTQPFFSTEQFTNKAGRVVSLEAALTGCERILNDEFADVPESALYMIGAIGEVQRP, via the coding sequence ATGCCATCGACCCACCAGCCGCCAACAACCACAAACATTGGGAAAGTGGTTTCCGTGCGCGGCAGTGTCGTTGATGTGTGTTTTCCCCAACGGCTACCCAGCTATCTCCATCAACTCAATGCCGGAGAAAAAGGTCAAATCATTATCGAAGTCGTCGCCCACCTAAACGCCACCCTTGTCCGGGGCATTGCCCTGACCCCCACCTCCGGCCTCGCCCGGGGAGCCACCGTGACGGATACCGGCCATCCCCTCAAAATGCCCGTGGGCCGCGCCTTACTCGGACGTATGTTTAATGTCTTTGGTGAGGCGATCGATCAAGGCAAACCCCTAACTGCAGTTAAGCATCGCTCAATTCACCAAGCCGCTATTCCCCTCGTCCAACAATCAACCCAAGCAGAAATCCTGGAAACAGGGATCAAAGTAATTGATGTCCTCGCCCCCATCGAACGGGGTGGAAAAGCAGGCCTCTTCGGGGGGGCAGGGGTCGGCAAAACGGTCTTAATTACCGAGATGATCCACAACATGGTCAGTCAGCACCAGGGGATTAGTCTATTTTGCGGTATCGGTGAACGGAACCGAGAAGCTGAGGAACTCTATCGGGAAATGCAGGCGACGGGGGTACTAGACCAGACGGTGTTACTGTTTGGTCAGATGAATGAACCACCGGGAGCCAGGTTTCGGGTAGGCCATGCTGCCTTGACTATCGCCGAATATTTCCGGGATGAAGCCCGCCAGGATGTGTTGCTCTTGATTGACAATATTTTCCGCTTTATTCAAGCTGGCCAGGAGGTTTCGGGTCTAATGGGAGAGCTGCCCTCGCGGGTGGGCTACCAACCTACTTTAGCGACGGAATTAGCCGCCCTCGAAGAACGGATTACCAGCACAAAAAATGGGGCGATCACCTCGGTGCAGGCGGTGTATGTGCCCGCTGATGATTTTACCGATCCGGCTGCCGTACATACCTTTGGCCATTTATCGGCATCCATTGTGTTATCGCGCAAGCGGGCCAGTGAGGGGTTTTATCCAGCCGTCGATCCCCTGCGTTCGAGTTCCAAAATGTTGATGCCCGCGATCGCCGGTCGGCGTCACTACGAAATTGCCCTGGCGGTGCGTCAGACCCTCGCCACCTACGAAGAACTTAAGGACATGATTGCGATGTTGGGGATGGCGGAACTCGCAGCGGGCGATCGCGCCATTGTGTACCGCGCCCGTCGGTTAGAGCGATTTCTCACCCAGCCTTTTTTCTCAACGGAACAGTTCACTAACAAAGCAGGACGAGTGGTTAGTTTAGAGGCGGCTTTAACGGGCTGTGAGCGGATTTTAAACGATGAATTTGCTGATGTGCCCGAAAGTGCTCTTTATATGATCGGTGCCATTGGGGAGGTGCAGCGGCCATGA